Proteins from one Sarcophilus harrisii chromosome 2, mSarHar1.11, whole genome shotgun sequence genomic window:
- the LOC100923742 gene encoding lithostathine-1-alpha-like yields the protein MLPLVKAPSFSRLLLICLLLAVLGYGEAASAAAAAAASFRRACPEGSKAFGSYCYGLFSMVETWDAAEVNCQSQTSGHLVSLMNEAEASFVASLVAESGGSQNGIWIGLYDPNKNRRWKWSSSALFTYQSWATKAPSNTSPGYCVTLTPETGFKSWKDQPCGNKNFYICKFKS from the exons ATGCTGCCCCTGGTGAAGGCCCCCAGTTTCTCCAGGTTGCTCCTGATCTGCCTGCTGCTCGCAGTCCTGGGATATG GTGAGGCTGcctctgctgctgctgccgctgctgcctCTTTTCGGCGGGCCTGTCCTGAAGGGTCCAAAGCATTTGGTTCTTACTGCTATGGCTTGTTCAGTATGGTAGAGACCTGGGATGCTGCAGAG GTGAACTGTCAGAGCCAGACCTCAGGCCATCTGGTTTCCCTGATGAATGAAGCAGAAGCTTCCTTTGTGGCCTCCCTGGTGGCTGAGAGCGGAGGCAGCCAGAATGGCATCTGGATTGGTCTCTATGACCCTAACAAG AACCGGCGATGGAAATGGAGCAGCAGTGCCCTGTTCACCTACCAGTCCTGGGCTACAAAAGCCCCAAGCAATACCAGCCCTGgatactgtgtgaccttgacacCAGAAACAG GCTTCAAAAGCTGGAAAGATCAACCATGTGGCAACAAAAACTTCTACATCTGCAAGTTCAAATCCTAG
- the LOC105749211 gene encoding C-type lectin domain family 4 member F-like, whose protein sequence is MNSMDQEDMDREEQEEDMEGQQNQEAHFSALSQRIFLWPQGLFSKKEVPSFFRKPKMVRGSMIFLAVFSFLMILILYPQMLSKVTDIQTSIQTLTEILETARPQAQMMSSCLGNVNAEIQMLKKDLQNVSSESQRANSNLKNASDEVQILKRRLENASVQTQMTNSNLKSASDEIKKLKESLENTNTFHSEAQRLSSGLEKANGEIQTIMESLVNTSSLKVEVQSLKEQLENLTAQQQQQSHQSSLLQLVVQGWYFYKGKAYYFSETQKTWDEAEEFCVAHNSHLASVTSDDEQEFLSKRTNGVYHWIGLTDKDTEGTWYWVDGTPYNENKVFWNNNQPDNWPYGKGLSEDCVHTEVKWNDMLCDKPYPWICKRVTGLPEQRP, encoded by the exons ATGAACAGCATGGACCAAGAAGACATGGatagagaagaacaagaagaagacaTGGAAGGCCAACAAAACCAAGAAGCTCACTTCAGTGCACTTAGCCAACGTATCTTCCTATGGCCCCAAG GGTTGTTCTCCAAGAAAGAAGTACCTTCATTCTTCAGGAAGCCAAAGATGGTCAGAGGCAGCATGATATTTCTGGCTGTGTTCTCCTTCCTTATGATCCTCATTCTGT ATCCCCAAATGCTCAGCAAGGTAACAGATATTCAGACTTCCATCCAGACGCTGACTGAAATTTTGGAGACGGCTCGTCCTCAAGCCCAGATGATGAGTTCTTGTTTGGGAAATGTCAATGCTGAGATCCAGATGTTAAAAAAAGATCTCCAAAATGTCAGTTCTGAGAGCCAAAGGGCAAACAGCAATCTAAAGAATGCCAGTGATGAGGTCCAGATATTAAAAAGGAGACTGGAAAATGCTAGTGTTCAGACCCAGATGACAAACAGCAACTTGAAGAGTGCcagtgatgaaataaaaaaattaaaggaatctTTGGAAAACACAAATACTTTCCATTCTGAGGCCCAGAGGTTAAGTAGTGGTTTGGAGAAAGCAAATGGAGAAATACAGACGATAATGGAAAGCCTGGTAAACACCAGTAGCCTAAAAGTTGAAGTCCAAAGCTTAAAAGAGCAACTGGAGAATCTCACAgcacaacagcagcagcaaagcCATCAGA GTTCTCTTCTGCAGCTAGTCGTCCAAGGCTGGTACTTCTACAAGGGGAAGGCATACTACTTTTCAGAGACTCAAAAGACTTGGGATGAGGCTGAGGAGTTCTGTGTGGCCCATAATTCTCATCTGGCCTCAGTGACCTCAGATGACGAACAG GAATTTCTGAGTAAGAGGACAAATGGAGTGTATCATTGGATTGGGCTGACTGACAAAGACACTGAAGGAACCTGGTACTGGGTGGATGGGACTCCGTATAATGAGAACAAAGT GTTTTGGAATAACAACCAGCCGGACAACTGGCCATATGGGAAGGGCCTGAGTGAGGACTGTGTCCACACTGAGGTGAAGTGGAATGACATGCTCTGTGACAAACCTTATCCCTGGATATGTAAGAGAGTGACGGGCCTACCTGAGCAGCGCCCATAG